The Paludibacter jiangxiensis DNA segment TCCTACAAAGATCAACATCGGACTTTTTACTTTCATCAGAATCAATGCCACGCCCATCAGCATACCGGTAATAATCAAAGCCCATACCATTTTACCTGCAATAATACCGTTCGACAATACAGCGAAAAGTCCCGCTTGTGGTGCAGTCAGGTTTTTACTTCCGAAACCACCAACGTAGTGTTCGGCATTTCCTTTTGCAATATCACCCTGGTTTAACAGAATCAAAACGCCAAACATTACCAGTCCCGAAATTACGACACCGATAATATCGCCAATCTGCATTTTCCAGGGAGTTCCTTTCAGAATATGTCCGGCTTTCAAATCCTGAAACATTTCGCCGGCCACAGCTACAGCCACCGCAACAATAGCTGCGACGCCCAATACTGCGGCTACACCTTGCGTGTCGTGTGTGATTCCCAGAGCAAGGAATATGAGTCCGGTAACAACGATTACGGTAACTGTTAAGCCACTGATAGGATTGGAACTACTTCCGATAATTCCAACCAAATAGCCTGAAACCGCGGAAAGGAAGAAGGCCAGCAGAACCATCAGCGAAGCAGCAGCGATAGCAATTACTATAGAAGCATTGAAGATGAAGTATGTTACGAAAAAAGTCAGTGCAGCGGCAAATGCGATACCCATCATGACCCATGTAAATTTCAGGTCTTTTTCGGTGCGATCCACAGCTTCGCTGCTTTCCTGTTTTGCTTTTTGAATATCGCCAACTGCACGTTTCAGACCGACAAAAAGACTGCTCCGCATGTTGTAAAGCGTGAAAAATGCAGCAACCAACATTCCTCCGATAGCAATCATGCGCACGATGTATTTCCAAATGTCGGTTGAAAGATGTTCCCATCCGGCAAAATTGGGCGTGCCATCAGCTGCCATCAGGCTGTAAACAGGATCATTGATGACGCTAGGGCCAACAATCAGCATAATGATTGGAATGAATAATCCCCACGCCAAAATAGAACCGCTGAAATTAAGAGACGCCAAACGCGGACCGATGATATATCCGACACCAAAATAAGCGGCGCTGATTTTAGGTGCTCCGGCAAGGAAGCCTCCCTGAGTCTTAATGCTAGTGCCGGTAATGGTTTTAGCGCCGGTATAAATAAACTGGCTCCAGGATACCGCAAACACTTTGAATTCGCCAAATAGTTTAATGAGTCCGCCGACAATCATTGAATAAAAAAGAAATTTGGAACCGGAGGCTCCTTTTTGCCCGGCTTTGTGAATTTCAGCAGCTGCCTGACTTTCGGGAAATGGCAACTCTTTGTCTTCAACCATTACGCGGCGCATCAATGCCACAAACAGAATTCCGAGAATACCACCGGCAATCAGAATCAAAGAGGCAGTCAGATACGTTTCCCACGATGAGAAATTATCCTTCCAGATTCCCGTGATGTAAAATGCAGGAAGTGTGAAAATGGCTCCTGCAGCCACCGACTCTCCGATACTTCCCACGGTACGGGTGAAGTTCTCTTCCAGAATCGTACTCTTTTTCATCATTCGCAACACCGCCATTCCAAGCACAGCAGCAGGATAAGTGGCGGCAATCGTCATACCGGCGCCGAGGCCAAGGTAAGCATTGGCAGCACCTAAAACAACTGCGAGTACCAAACCGATTAACAACGCGCGGAGGGTGAACTCTTTCAAAGACCCACCAGATCCGAACGGTTTGTTTTCATTTGCCATATCAACATTTTTAGAATTAGTAAACAGTAAACAACTCTTGTTTTTTTATAAAAGATGTCCATTTTTTAACATTGCAGGCAAAGGTACTTGCTTTTTTTCTATTAACCAATACTGTTTGCTGACGGATAATTATTTATTGGTTCTTAAACGGAGCATTTTGTCAGGAAACTCTGAAAGAGTATTGTTTCGTTACAAAATCAAAAAAATAATTGTGTTTGATTGATAATTTGAAACGATAGACACCTGACTGCTATCACTCTGGTAGATGTCAATAAGTTGTATGTTTTTTTCTTTCACTTTTCCTAAAAGAGCCGTAACTTTGAACTTTGATTAGGATTATAATGGGCTGATGTAACCCATTGAATATCCGTGCTTTTATTGATTGTCGTTCTTTTAATCTTATTACCTACAATGCAATCCGAACAATTTGTTGATCGTCACAGCGGGATATGCCCCAATGACATGTCGAAAATGCTAAAAACCATTGGTGTTAACTCTTTGGATGAACTAATCGGTCAAACTATACCTGCAGATATCCGGCTGCCCAAAAAACTACAACTGCCGGCTCCCATGTCAGAACATGAATATGCCGATCACATTCATGATTTATCATTGAAGAATCAATTGTTTGCCAATTATATCGGTATGGGCTATTACGACACTGTAACTCCGGCTGTGATCTGGAGAAACGTGTTTGAGAATCCGGTATGGTACACTTCATATACGCCTTATCAGGCTGAAATTTCGCAAGGAAGGCTTGAAGCGCTGCTCAATTTTCAAACAGTAATTACCGAATTAACGGCTCTTCCTTTGGCAAATGCGTCTCTTCTGGATGAAGCTACTGCCGCTGCCGAAGCAATGACATTGTTTCATAATACCCGCACCCGTGCTCAGCAACAAGCCGGCGTGAATACTTTGCTGGTTGATAAGAATGTTTGGCCGCAAACTCTTTCTGTACTTAAAACGCGTTCGGTTCCTCAGGGTATTCAATTGCTGGTGACAGATTTTGCCACATTTGATTTTTCTGTTCCTGTTTTTGGCACCATCCTTCAATATCCGGACTCAAACGGAGAGGTAAGAGACTATACTCAATTTGTGGAAAAAGCGCACGAAAACGGATGTAAAGTAGCTGTTGCTGCCGATTTGATGGCTTTGACGTTGCTGACACCTCCGGGAGAATGGGGTGCTGATGTTGCTTTCGGTACTACTCAGCGTTTTGGTATTCCGATGGGATACGGTGGTCCTTCGGCAGCTTATATGGCAACCCGGGATGAATTTAAACGTGATATCCCCGGCCGTATAATCGGTATATCGAAAGATGTTCATGGAAAACCGGCGTATCGTCTTGCTTTGCAGACACGAGAACAGCATATTAAGAGAGAACGCGCCACATCAAATATTTGTACGGCTCAGGCTTTGCTGGCTACAATGGCATCGTTCTATGCCGTTTATCATGGCCCGGACGGGTTGAAGAATATTGCAGAACGCATCCATACATACGCTATGCAGCTTTCTGCTCAGCTCGGCATGTTTGGCTTCAACAATTTGAACAGCACTTATTTCGATACGTTGAAAATAGAATTGTCTAAAGGTGTTTCTGTTGAGACTATAAAAGAAAAAGCGCAACAACGAAAAATAAATTTCAGATATTTCGTTTCGGGTGAGATTGGTATCAGTCTTGATGAAACGACTACAGAAACGAAGCTTAAAAGCATCATTGCATTGTTCGCAGAAGTGGTTGGTAAGCAGCATGAACAAGCATTACCAACTGTAAACAATGATGTCATTCCGACAAACTTACAACGAGTTTCAGCATATCTTCAGCAGTCTGTATTTAGTAACTATCGTTCCGAAACAGACCTGATGCGATATATCAAAAAGCTCGAACGCCGGGATATTTCTCTGGCTCATTCCATGATCTCACTTGGATCGTGTACGATGAAACTCAATGCAGCTTCCGAAATGCTTCCTCTCAGCAGTCCGCACTGGGGAGCGATGCACCCATTTGCTCCAACGGAACAAGCCGAAGGTTATCATCTTTTGTTTGAAGGGTTGAAATCTTATCTGGCAGAAATTACAGGATTACCTGCAGTTACTCTGCAACCAAATTCCGGAGCAGCAGGTGAATATACAGGTTTGATAACTATCCGTAACTATTTCATTGATAAAGGTGAAACTCAACGTAATGTGGTGCTGATACCTGCTTCTGCTCATGGTACCAACCCGGCAAGTGCAGCTCAGGCTGGTTTTAAAGTGGTGGTTACTGCCTGTGACGAAAACGGAAATGTGGATGTGGCAGATCTTAAAGCAAAAGCGGAACAAAATAAAGATGTTTTGGCCGCACTGATGATTACCTATCCGTCGACTCACGGTGTGTTCGAGGTAGCTATCCACGAAATATGCGATATTATCCATTCTAATGGAGGTCAGGTTTACATGGACGGCGCCAATATGAATGCTCAGGTAGGATTGACTTCTCCGGCATTTGTGGGTGCTGATGTGTGTCACCTTAATCTTCATAAAACCTTTGCTATTCCTCATGGTGGAGGTGGCCCCGGAGTAGGTCCTATTTGTGTTGCCGAACATTTGGCAAAATACCTTCCTCAGCATCCGGCTATCGATGAAAATGCACAATATACAGCCGTGGCAGCATCGCCATACGGCAGCGCAAGCGTTCTTCCTATTTCTTATGGCTATATTCGAATGCTTGGAGCCGAAGGCTTAACGCAAGCTACGGAAGTTGCAATTTTGAATGCAAACTATTTGGCAGAAAAACTAAAAGATACTTATGGTATTGTTTACACCGGAGCAACAGGCAGAGTAGGGCACGAAATGATTCTGGAATGCCGTCATTTCAAAGGATCAGCGGGAATTACAGAGACCGACATTGCCAAACGTCTGATGGATTTCGGATTTCATGCTCCGACTCTCTCATTCCCCGTACATGGCACGTTGATGGTGGAACCGACCGAAAGCGAATCATGGGCAGAACTGGATCGCTTTGTGGAAGCAATGTTGGCCATCTATAATGAAATCAAGGAAATAGAAAGCGGAACGGCAGATAAGACCGATAACGTATTGTTGAATGCACCACACTGTGAGTTTGAAATTGCAGCTGATGAATGGTCGCATCCTTATTCCAGAACCAAAGCAGCATATCCGCTTGAATGGGTAAAAGACAATAAATTCTGGTTGCAGGTTGGCCGTATAGATAACGCATTCGGCGACAGAAATCTGACATGTTCCTGCCAGTGCTGATCTGTTCTGCAATAGAACAGCACAGTCAGGAATAACGATATTTGTTTATAAACATTGATCTTTTTGAAATGGACTCAACGCAACTACATTTGCCCGAACCTGCATTGCGACGTTTGCCGTGGTATTTATCATATGCAAAGCTCGCTTTGGAACGGGGGGAAACCACTGTTTCATCTACCCAAATAGCGAAAGACATTGGCGTTGAAGCTTCAATGGTGGCAAAGGATTTGTCATACATAAACGTTACCGGCAAAACCCGTGTCGGGTATAGCACGTTTACGTTGATCGAAGTCATTGAGACGTTTCTGGGATTTACCGAGACTCATAAAGCATTCCTGTTCGGTGTGGGTCGGTTAGGTGGTGCTCTTTTACAGGATAATGGATTGAGGCAGTTCGGCCTCGAAATTATTGCGGCTTTCGATGTGAAGTTTGAGCTGGCCGGTACAAATATCAACCATATTCCGATTCATTATATTGACCGGATGAATGAGCTTAGGCAACAAACCGGCGTAGACATTGGTATTTTGACCGTGCCGATCAATCAGGCGCAGGAGGTTGCGGATATGATGATTCAGGCAGATTTCAAGGCAATTTGGAATTTTACCCCTATTCGAATCCGGGTGCCCAATAATATCGTAGTTCAGAATACATCTATATATGCTCACCTTGCTGTGATGTTTAATAGATTGAGAATGAATCCATAATAATACTATAATCAGAGAAAGCCGTTGCTATATGCGACGGCTTTGCTGCATCAATTAAGTTAAATGAAAGGAACATTACAAAACCTGCTGATTTTGGCACACAAGGGATTGGTTATGTTTTGTCATGGAGTTCCATGTGTCATAAAAAAACAATGATAAACACATGAAAATATTTGCAATAGGCTGGAATTATAAAGATCATAATAAGGAGCTGTCATTTAATGAACTGCCTGAGGAACCTACGTTTTTCCTGAAAGCGGAGACTGCCTTGCTGAAGGATAACAAACCTTTTTATTATCCGGACTTTTCCAATCAGATAGAATACGAAGTAGAACTCGTGATTCGGATTAATAAATTGGGGAAAGGCATTGACGAACAGTTTGCTCACCGGTATTACAGTGAAATCGGACTTGGTATAGATTTTACGGCGCGTGATCTTCAAAAGAAACAACGGGAATCAGGTGGTCCGTGGGAGATTTGTAAGTCATTTGATAACTCGGCACCGGTTAGTCATTTTATTCCGGTAAGTCAGTTTGAAAGCGTGCAGAATATAAATTTCAGGTTGGATATTAACGGAAAAACAGTGCAGCAGGGTAATACGGCAAATATGATTTTTTCTGTCGATAAGATTATATCCTATCTGAGTCGTTTTTTTCTGTTGAAAATGGGAGACCTCATTTTTACAGGCACGCCGGTTGGTGTTGGTCCTGTTAAGGTTGGAGACCGATTGCAGGGTTATATCGAAAACGAATTAATGTTCGATTTTTTGATTAAATAATCTTTTTGCGTACTTTTGAAACTTATATTTAATTTACATTTATTTGTGTAAATAATGAAAGTACAGGGTACATGGCTTTGTGTAGTATTTTTGATTTGCATTTCCTTGATTGTGAGGGCTCAAAATGAAGAAAGATACAAAAAAGTATCTGCTGCCGGTGTGCAAATTTTTGCACCCAACTCTGTACTGTCCACGGGACAATGGACTAAAATAAGAGTTTCATCAACAGGTGTTTGTAAAATAACTTTTGATCAGTTGAAACAAATGGGGATCACCAGTCCTCAGAATGTGCATGTTCATGGCTATGGAGGCGCTATGTTGCCCGAATCTTTTACAAGCGCATATTTGGATGACTTGCCTGAAACTCCGATATATATTGGCGGCGATTACATACTGTTTTATGCACAGGGGCCGGTCAGCTGGCAGTATGATGCAACTAAAATGCAGTTTGTGCATACTGTGAACCCATATTCAAATTACGGATATTACTTCGTAACGCAGACGGCCACAGCAGCAAAGCAAATCACCACCACAGCAGCAGAAAGCCTGACACCGACCACTACCATCGACTATTTTCTCGACCGTGACGTTCACGAAAAAGATTTAGTCAATCTGGCCACTTCCGGTCGGGAATTCTATGGGGAAAAATTTACCGGAAATACCAGTAATTCCTTTGGATTCTCATTTCCAAATACAGATATAAGCCGTCAGGGTAAAATTCGGGTAAATGCAGCAGCCACTTCATCATCTTCCAGTTCAATGTCCGTGGCGTATAATGGTTCTTTGGGGTCAATTTTATTTTCACCTGCGGGAACATATGATTATGCTATTTCGGGAACTGGCTCTTATGCTTATACTCCGACGTCGGATTCTCCCTCTTTCACTCTTCAGCTTAACCAAACGACATCGTCAGTTACTGGCTATCTTAATTACATTGAAGTAAATCAATACCGCAAACTTTCGATGACTGGTGCCACGTTATCGTTTCGTAATCCGGACTTTCTCAACCAGAATGCAGTTTTGCAATACACGTTGTCTTCAGCCGGAAGTAACGTCAAAATATGGAATGTAACAGACCAGCAGAATATAACGGAAATTCCTGCCGCCCGAAACAGTTCGGTATTGACCTTTATTTCGTCAGCACAAAACTTGCAGGAGTATCTGGCGATTGATCCCACTCAGGCATCGGCGTTCGGTACTCCTGAAATAGTGCAAACAAATGTGCCAAATCAAAACCTGCACGCATTGGAACAAACCGATATGGTGATTATTGCGCCATCAGCCTTTGTAAGTCAGGCCGATAGATTGGCTCAAAAGCACAGGGAAAAAGATAATTTGAGCGTAGTGGTGGTTACTCCCGATCAAATTTATAATGAATTTTCATCAGGAACTCCGGATGCAACAGCATACCGCAGGTTAATGAAAATGTTCTACAACAGGGCGAAAGCCGGTTTGGGCCAGGCTCCTAAATACTTGTTGTTGTTCGGTCGTGGGTGTTACGATAATAAGGGATTATTATCCACATCGTCAGACCTGCGTCAGTTGCTGGTGTTTGAATCGTACAGCTCATTGAATCAGATAGATTCATATCAATCGGATGATTATTTCGGCTTTTTGGACGATACCGACGGGGTCAGTCTTGCTTCAGACCAACTGGATATTGGGGTAGGAAGGTTCCCGGTTACTACCGTTGATCAGGCAAAAGCAGTAGTTGACAAGACGATCGCATACATGGATAATGCCAATACCGGTTATTGGAAAAATAAGGTTTGTTTTATCGCCGATGATGGTGATGCCAATTTACATATGAGCCAGGCAGACACAATTGCGAAGTGGACAGCCAATGCCAATCCGTATCTCCAGGTGAACAAATTATACATGGATGCCTATCCGCAGGTAGTTTCATCAACAGGCGAAAGCTATCCGGCAGCTAAAACGAAGCTATTGAACCTCATAAAATCAGGATTGTTAATGCTTAACTATACCGGTCACGGTAATCATTTGTATCTTGCAAACGAGCAGATTATAACAAAGGAAGATGTTACGGCCATGTATAATCAAAATCAGGCATTGTGGGTAACGGCAACATGCGATTTTACGCGTTGCGATTATACCGATGTGTCAGCTGGCGAAAGTGTCTTGTTAAACCCGGCAGGCGGCGGTATAGCGCTGTTTACCACTACTCGTTTGGTTTTTTCGAGTGATAATTTTGCATTGAATAAACAATTTGCGAAGAACGTATTCTATAAAGATGCTAGCGGGTATGCCCTGAAGTTGGGAGATGTGATGCGCCTTACTAAAAATGCACTTCCTGGCAACAGCAATAAGCTTAATTTTATACTTGTAGGCGATCCTGCATTAAGATTGAGTTTTCCTGCTCCAAATTACACTGTGGTTATCGATTCTGTCAATGGAATTGCAGCCGACCAGTCGATCACAGTCAATGCTTTGAGCCCCTTGAAACTGAAAGGACACATTAATAATCCGGGCAGTGCAAACGTATGCTCTGATTTTAACGGGTCAGTGATGATCAGAATTTACGATAAGCTGGAAAATATGACTACCTTGGCCAATGATGCGGGCTCGACATCGTTTGTTTATCAGGATCGTCCAACGATGTTGTTTGCCGGAAATACAGAAGCGAAAAACGGTTATTTCGCCATAGAAAGCATTATACCCAAGGATATCGACTATAAATTTGGTGCAGGACGAATAAATATGTATGCTTCTGACGAAAAAGGGCGTGAAGGTCAGGGAGATTTTGTTAACTTTGCAATCGGAGGCTCTAATAATTCGTTGCAATGGGAAAATAACGGGCCGGATGTAAGTATTTACCTGAATACAACAGCATTTGTTTCAGGAGATAAAGTAAATGAAACGCCGTTGTTTCTTGCAAAAGTCCGGGATGATACCGGAATAAATACCGTCGGAAACGGTATTGGGCATGATATGACGGTGTTAATTGATCAGGATCCGGCTCAATATTATGTTGTAAATGACTATTTTGAACCGACAGTTGGTGATTATAAAAGTGGTAGCGTTCAATATTCATTGCCAACACAATCTGAAGGGAAACATTCGCTGACATTTAAAGTTTGGGATGTATTAAATAATTCGACTTCAAAAACATTAGAGTATGAAGTAGTAAAGGGATTGGCTCCTGATTTTATTTCTTTATACAATTACCCCAATCCTGTTGTAAATGGGCACACAAATTTTGTACTCGAGCATAACCGCCCGGATGTAGTGCTGAGTGTCATAATTTCAGTGTTTGATTTAAGCGGTCGGTTGTTGAATATGCTTTCAACAAGTACTTCAACCGAATCTACAAAAACCACTATTCCGTGGAATGTTACAGACAGTCGTGGAGCCGCGCTTAAACCTGGTGTTTATCTTTGCAGAATAGATATTTCGACGCAGAATGGGAAAATAGCGTCAAAAACGCAAAAAGTAATTGTAACTAAACAATAAAACAAATATCAATTCGTTATTAACTTGATATTTGTCACATGATTAACTATAAAATAATCGTGGCATATATTTGATTTCTAAATAACTGACTGTAATACAGTATAAAATATATAGCCACATATTTCTCACATTATGACAAAAAAAACAACAGTTGTTATTCTGTTATTTCTTTTAGGAGGATTAAGTACATTTGCTCAGGTAGATAAAACATTGAATCCGCTTATTACCGGAGTTCCATCTTTATCAATAGCTCCTGATGCTCGGGGTGGAGGTATGGGTGATGTAGGGGCCGCAACTTCTCCCGATGTAAACTCGCAATACTGGAATCCGGCAAAATACGCGTTTGTAGAAGATGCAGCGGGTATCTCTCTTTCGTATACTCCATGGTTGCGTAAGTTGGTGAGCGATATTAATCTGGCTTATTTGGCCGGTTACTACAAGCTGGACGAAAATCAGTCAATTAGTGGATCTTTGCGTTATTTCTCGTTGGGGCAGGTTGATTTAACCGATGTTAACGGCGTATCACAGGGAAATACCAAGCCTTCAGAATTTGCTCTTGATGTTGCGTATACCCGTAAGTTATCGGACAACTTCTCAGGTGGTGTGACTTTGCGTTACATTCACTCCGATCTTGGTGGTGGCATGATTAGTGATATGTGGCCGGCAAATGCTTTCTCTGCTGATGTTTCTGCATATTATACTCAGACTGTTACCGGATCAGGAAACACAGACGGTAGGTTTTCGGCAGGTGCCAATATTTCCAATATCGGATCGAAAGTATCCTATGACAAAGGGAATACAAAGCAATTCCTTCCTACTAATTTTCGTTTAGGTGCTTCTTATCTGCATCCGATAGATGAATATAACACCATTTCAATCAACATGGATATCAACAAGTTGTTGATTCCTGCCGATACAGCTACAACAGTGGAAGGTCATCAAAAATATTCGGATATCTCAATGCTTTCGGGAATCTTTAAGTCTTTCGGAGATAAAGATTTCTTGAAACGTATTCAGTTGTCGTTGGGTTTGGAATATGAATACGACAAGCAATTTGCCGTTCGTTGTGGCTATTTTTATGAATCGCAATTAAGCGGTAACCGTAAATATTTCACGTTTGGTGCAGGCTTTAAATTAAACGTATTCAGGCTTGATGCAGCTTATGTAATTGCGACTTCTCAAACAAATCCTCTTGATCAGACGTTGCGGTTTAGTTTGGGCTTTGATCTGGACGGGCTGACGAATCTTGTGAAATAGATTCAACAATAAGAATAAAATTATTCCCCGCACTTCCCGAATGGAATGCGGGGAATTTTTGTTAAACCCAAATTTCGCAATAGCGGAATTTGCCCGAAGGGCTGACGAAAAATAATATTTTGTCAGGGTTAACCCCGATATTTTTGCAGGTAATCTGCAAAAATCGTCGATTAATCAATAGAAATTTTTCTATTGATTAATTTGGGTTAAAATAACCAACAAGTATCAAAGTGGGATTCATTATGTAGTACTTTTGTTGCTCAATAAAATTATGATCGTATGAAAATAAGAGTCGGAATGGGATATGACGTTCATCAGCTAGTAGAAGGACGTGAATTATGGTTGGGAGGAATTCGTTTAGAACATGAAAAAGGCCTACTGGGACATTCGGATGCCGATGTACTGATTCATGCCATTTGCGATGCCTTGCTGGGGGCCGCAGACTCTCGTGACATTGGTTATCATTTTCCCGATAATGCAGGAGAATTCAAAAATATAGACAGCAAAATATTATTGGCCAAAACTGGCACAATTATTAAAGAAAAAGGATTTGAAATCAGCAATATAGATGCTACGGTTTGTGCTCAGCGCCCGAAACTCAAAGACCGGATACCGGAAATGAAAGAGGTGCTGGCAAAATGTCTGGAGATTCCTTCGGACGACATTTCTATTAAAGCCACAACTACCGAGAAGCTTGGTTTTGTGGGCAAAGAAGAAGGTATGTCGGCTTACGCTGTAGCTCTGATTTGCAAAGCTTAATTTACAAAAATGGCAAACCTTACAACATATTCAATGAAGAATTATCCGGCATTTTCGCCTCAGATGAAAATGGCCGATCTGATTCATGTCAACTATCGCAATCTGTCGGTACTCAGTCGTTTGGGCATCTCGCTTGGATTTGGAGAGAAAACGGTGGACGAGGTCTGCAAACGCCATAATGTTGATGTAAACCTGCTGCTTTTGATTTGCAACGTATTGCTCGATACCGACATGATACCGGCCGAAGAGCAAATAGCTAAGTGTCCCGTAGAACAGGTAGTTCACTATTTGCAACAATCGCACCAGTACTACCTCAATGTGGCATTTCCAAGCATTCAGCACTTGCTCGACAGGCTGGTAGCGGCTTGCAACGAAACTCACGGAAAAGCCTTGAACCGTTTTTTCAATGAATACCGGAAAGAGGTGGAAAGTCATCTGGCGCATGAAGACCAAACGGTGTTCCCGTATATTATGCAGTTGCTTAACGCTCCTAAAAAGAGTAAATTTTCCATTCGCCAGTATAAGGATCGTCATGCCAATATTGAAATAAAATTGACCGACCTCAAGAATATTATCATCAAATATATTCCTTACGACAATACGGACAACCTCAGGGATGAGCTCCTTATACAGTTGTTTAACTTCGAAGATGATCTGAACCGGCATACACTCATCGAAGAAAGACTGTTGGTGCCATCCGTGATCCTTATTGAACAAAAAATTTCATTAAGCTAAATTCAATGCTATGCAGGTAGACAGAGCTAAAAAACGGATTTTGCTTATTGAACCTTCGTTGATGGTGAGCAAGGGCTTTGCTTCGTTACTGGACGATGCAATTGGTTATCAGTTGGTCGCAACGTCATCCAACGTAAGCCGCATTCAGGAACTGATTGTGAGTAACCGGCCTGATATCATAGTTTTTAATCCGTCAATAATGAGCTTTCAACACCGGACGTCGATTCGAAGCTTTATGAATATCCCTTCAGAAATGGCTTTGGTGGCATTGGTTTACACGTTTGTAGACGAATGGATTATGGCTCAGTTTGATGCTGTATTGACCGTAAACGACGACCAGACTCAGATTGTCAACAAACTGAATGGAATCAAAGTGACGGCAAATTCGTCGGACAAAGCGGAAAACGAAGAACTGAGCGAACGTGAAAATGAAATTCTGGGATGTGTTGTGAAAGGTATGACCAATAAAGAAATTGCTGAAAAGCACTTTATATCAATACATACCGTTATCACTCACCGGAAAAATATTGTTCGTAAAACAGGCATTAAATCGGTTTCCGGCCTCACTGTGTATGCCCTGCTGAATAACCTCATTACCTACGAGGATATTGAATA contains these protein-coding regions:
- the ispF gene encoding 2-C-methyl-D-erythritol 2,4-cyclodiphosphate synthase — its product is MKIRVGMGYDVHQLVEGRELWLGGIRLEHEKGLLGHSDADVLIHAICDALLGAADSRDIGYHFPDNAGEFKNIDSKILLAKTGTIIKEKGFEISNIDATVCAQRPKLKDRIPEMKEVLAKCLEIPSDDISIKATTTEKLGFVGKEEGMSAYAVALICKA
- a CDS encoding response regulator transcription factor; this translates as MQVDRAKKRILLIEPSLMVSKGFASLLDDAIGYQLVATSSNVSRIQELIVSNRPDIIVFNPSIMSFQHRTSIRSFMNIPSEMALVALVYTFVDEWIMAQFDAVLTVNDDQTQIVNKLNGIKVTANSSDKAENEELSERENEILGCVVKGMTNKEIAEKHFISIHTVITHRKNIVRKTGIKSVSGLTVYALLNNLITYEDIE
- the porV gene encoding type IX secretion system outer membrane channel protein PorV, which translates into the protein MTKKTTVVILLFLLGGLSTFAQVDKTLNPLITGVPSLSIAPDARGGGMGDVGAATSPDVNSQYWNPAKYAFVEDAAGISLSYTPWLRKLVSDINLAYLAGYYKLDENQSISGSLRYFSLGQVDLTDVNGVSQGNTKPSEFALDVAYTRKLSDNFSGGVTLRYIHSDLGGGMISDMWPANAFSADVSAYYTQTVTGSGNTDGRFSAGANISNIGSKVSYDKGNTKQFLPTNFRLGASYLHPIDEYNTISINMDINKLLIPADTATTVEGHQKYSDISMLSGIFKSFGDKDFLKRIQLSLGLEYEYDKQFAVRCGYFYESQLSGNRKYFTFGAGFKLNVFRLDAAYVIATSQTNPLDQTLRFSLGFDLDGLTNLVK
- the porU gene encoding type IX secretion system sortase PorU, whose amino-acid sequence is MRAQNEERYKKVSAAGVQIFAPNSVLSTGQWTKIRVSSTGVCKITFDQLKQMGITSPQNVHVHGYGGAMLPESFTSAYLDDLPETPIYIGGDYILFYAQGPVSWQYDATKMQFVHTVNPYSNYGYYFVTQTATAAKQITTTAAESLTPTTTIDYFLDRDVHEKDLVNLATSGREFYGEKFTGNTSNSFGFSFPNTDISRQGKIRVNAAATSSSSSSMSVAYNGSLGSILFSPAGTYDYAISGTGSYAYTPTSDSPSFTLQLNQTTSSVTGYLNYIEVNQYRKLSMTGATLSFRNPDFLNQNAVLQYTLSSAGSNVKIWNVTDQQNITEIPAARNSSVLTFISSAQNLQEYLAIDPTQASAFGTPEIVQTNVPNQNLHALEQTDMVIIAPSAFVSQADRLAQKHREKDNLSVVVVTPDQIYNEFSSGTPDATAYRRLMKMFYNRAKAGLGQAPKYLLLFGRGCYDNKGLLSTSSDLRQLLVFESYSSLNQIDSYQSDDYFGFLDDTDGVSLASDQLDIGVGRFPVTTVDQAKAVVDKTIAYMDNANTGYWKNKVCFIADDGDANLHMSQADTIAKWTANANPYLQVNKLYMDAYPQVVSSTGESYPAAKTKLLNLIKSGLLMLNYTGHGNHLYLANEQIITKEDVTAMYNQNQALWVTATCDFTRCDYTDVSAGESVLLNPAGGGIALFTTTRLVFSSDNFALNKQFAKNVFYKDASGYALKLGDVMRLTKNALPGNSNKLNFILVGDPALRLSFPAPNYTVVIDSVNGIAADQSITVNALSPLKLKGHINNPGSANVCSDFNGSVMIRIYDKLENMTTLANDAGSTSFVYQDRPTMLFAGNTEAKNGYFAIESIIPKDIDYKFGAGRINMYASDEKGREGQGDFVNFAIGGSNNSLQWENNGPDVSIYLNTTAFVSGDKVNETPLFLAKVRDDTGINTVGNGIGHDMTVLIDQDPAQYYVVNDYFEPTVGDYKSGSVQYSLPTQSEGKHSLTFKVWDVLNNSTSKTLEYEVVKGLAPDFISLYNYPNPVVNGHTNFVLEHNRPDVVLSVIISVFDLSGRLLNMLSTSTSTESTKTTIPWNVTDSRGAALKPGVYLCRIDISTQNGKIASKTQKVIVTKQ
- a CDS encoding hemerythrin domain-containing protein — its product is MANLTTYSMKNYPAFSPQMKMADLIHVNYRNLSVLSRLGISLGFGEKTVDEVCKRHNVDVNLLLLICNVLLDTDMIPAEEQIAKCPVEQVVHYLQQSHQYYLNVAFPSIQHLLDRLVAACNETHGKALNRFFNEYRKEVESHLAHEDQTVFPYIMQLLNAPKKSKFSIRQYKDRHANIEIKLTDLKNIIIKYIPYDNTDNLRDELLIQLFNFEDDLNRHTLIEERLLVPSVILIEQKISLS